The genomic stretch GCGACACCCCCGACCAACGTGGCTGGGCTGGCAGCAGGCCGCCGCACAAGGTACGGTCGACCGGCACGCCCAACTCAAGCTGGCGGGCCACGAGGTGGACGCGGATTTCCTGGCAGGCGAACAAGTCGAGCTGTTCGTCGGGCTCGATCAGTTGATAGGCATACAGGGACCAGGCAGGGCGCGGCATTTGGAGCACTCGAAACGGGGGGCGCAACATTAGCCGAAAGGCGCCCCCGTTTAAAGCTTCACAGCAAGGGTTTTATCGCTGGCCAGGCATTTTCCAGCAGGCGCTGCTGGGCACCCTGGGCCGGATGGATGCCATCAGCCTGCATCAGCTCGGGTACACCCCCTACCCCTTCGAGGAAAAACGGCACCAAAGGAACCTGTTTGTCCGCTGCCAGCTGTTCATACACCTTGGCAAAGGCAGTGGTGTAACGCACACCATAATTGGGCGGCAGGCGCATGCCCAATAGCAGCACCTTGGCCCCTGCCTGACGCGAGCGCTCGATCATCGAGGCAAGATTTTGTTGCAATTGAGCAGGTGACTGCCCGCGCAGGCCATCGTTGCCGCCCAGCTCCAACACCACCAGGCTCGGTTTATGTGCTGCAAGCAGCGCCGGCAGCCGCGCCTGGCCGCCTGCGCTGGTGTCGCCACTGATCGAAGCATTGACCACTTTGTCGTCAAAACCTTCGTCCCTGAGGCGGGCCTGCAAGAGAGACACCCAGCCCTGGCGGCTATCCAGGCCAAAACCGGCGCTGATACTATCGCCAACAACCAGCAGTGTTCCTGCCGCTGCGCTCTGGGCCAGGCAATACAGGGCCAGACCGGCACTCAACCACCACACTCGCATCGGATTCTCCATGAGCCCCAGCATTCTCGTTGCGCAGAACCTTAGCAAAGTGGTCCCCAGCGCGGAAGGAGACCTTACCATCCTCCACGCACTGTCTCTCGACCTGGCCCAAGGCGACAGCCTGGCCATCGTCGGCGCCTCCGGCTCTGGCAAGTCGACCCTGCTCGGCTTGCTCGCCGGCCTCGACCGCCCCAGCGCTGGCAAAGTCATGCTCGCCGGCCACGATCTGGGGCCACTGGATGAAGACCAACGCGCCCGTGTGCGCGCCGAACATGTGGGCTTCGTGTTCCAGTCGTTCCAGCTGCTCGACAGCCTCAATGCCCTGGAAAATGTCATGCTGCCGCTGGAGCTGGACGGCCGCCGCGACGCCCGCGAACAGGCTCGTACCTTGCTGGAACGGGTCGGCCTGGGCAAGCGCCTGAGCCACACACCCCGGCAGCTGTCGGGCGGCGAGCAGCAGCGCGTGGCAATTGCCCGCGCCTTCGCCGCGCAGCCTGCGGTGCTGTTCGCCGATGAGCCCACCGGCAACCTCGACAGCCACACCGGCGAGCGCATCAGCGACTTGTTGTTCGAGCTGAACAAGGAGCGCGGCACTACCTTGGTGCTGGTCACCCATGACGAACGCCTGGCCCGCCGCTGCCGGCGCCAGATCCGCCTGGACGCGGGCCGCCTCGTGGCGCCGATGGAGGCCCGGTGAGCCATATGCCGCTGTCCCGTCTGGGCGGCCTGGCACTGCGCCAGTTGCTGCGTGATGTTCGCGCCAGTGAAGTGCGCGTGCTGTTCTTCGCCCTGTTGGTAGCGGTAGCCGCCAGCACCGCTATCGGCTATTTCGGCGCCCGCCTCAACGGCGCCATGCAGCTGCGCGCCAGCGAGTTCCTTGGCGCCGATCTGGTACTGCAGGGCAGTGCCCCGGCCCGCGAACAACAGCTCGATGCCGGCAAGGCACTGGGCTTGCGCCATGCACACGTGGTCGAGTTCACCAGCGTGGTCGGCGGCGACAATGGCATCCAGCTGTCCAGCGTAAAGGCCGCCGACGGCGCCTACCCATTGCGCGGGCAAGTACGCAGCGCTCCGGCCCCCTATGCCGAAGAGACGCCCGGCGGCGGCCCTGCCCCTGGCGAGGTGTGGGTCGAACCTCGGCTATTGGCGGCACTGGGGCTGGCGATCGGCGACAGCATCGACGTGGGCATGAAAACCCTGCGGATGAGCCGTGTGCTTACCTACGAACCGGACCGCGCCAACAACTTCTACAGCCTTACCCCGCGCGTGATGATGAACCTGGCCGACCTGGAAGCCACCGGAGTGATCCAGCCGGGCAGCCGGGTCACTTACCGCGACCTGTGGCGCGGCGATGCCGAGGCGCTGGCGCAGTACCGCCACACCGTGGAAAAAGACCTGGCCGCCAACCAGCGCCTGCGTGACACCCGCGATGGCAACCAACAGATCGGCGGCGCACTGGGCAAAGCCGAACGCTACCTGAACATGGCCAGTCTTGTGGCTGTGCTGCTGGCAGGCGTAGCCGTGGCTCTGTCGGCCAGCCGCTATGCTGCACGCCGACTGGACGCCAGCGCCCTGCTGCGCTGCCTGGGGCTGTCGCGCCACCAGGCGTTGGGTCTGTATTGCCTGCAACTCGCCATGCTCGGGCTGGTCGCTGCCCTGGCCGGCGCCTTGCTCGGCTGGCTGGCTCAGCTGGGCCTGTTCCGTCTGCTGCACGGCTTGCTGCCGAGCGTGGTGCCCGCCGGCGGCATCATTCCAGCGCTGGCAGGTATCGGTACCGGGCTGGTGGCACTGGCTGGCTTCGCCCTGCCGCCGATCGCAGCGCTGGGCCAAGTGCCGCCACTTCGCGTGCTGCGCCGTGACCTGCTGCCCATACCTGCGAGCAGTTGGCTGGTGTACGGCGCCGCCCTGCTCGCCCTGGGCCTGATCATGTGGCGCCTGAGCCTCGACCTGCTGCTCACCTTTGCCCTGCTCGGTGGCGGCCTGGTCGCTGCGCTTCTGCTCGGCGGCCTGCTGTTGCTCGGTTTGCGCAGCCTGCGCCAGCTGCTGGCCGGCGCGCCACTCACCTGGCGCCTGGGGCTGGGCCAGCTATTACGCCACCCCATGGCTGCGGCAGGCCAGGCCTTGGCCTTCGGCCTGATACTGCTGGCCATGGCCCTGGTCGCCCTGCTGCGCGCAGAGCTGCTCGATACCTGGCAAGCACAGCTACCCAAGGATGCGCCTAATCACTTTGCCCTGAACATCCTGCCGGATGACCGAGAGTTGTTCGCTCAACGCCTGCACCAGGTCAATGCCGCTTCGGCACCGCTGTACCCGGTGACACCCGGGCGCCTGGTGCAAATCAATGAAAAACCAGTACAGCAGGTGGTCAGCAAGGACTCGGCAGGCGAGCGCGCCGTGCAGCGCGACCTCAGCCTGACCTGGGCCGCCGAGTTGCCCGAAGGCAATGTGTTGAGCGCCGGCAGCTGGTGGCAAGCCTTGCCAGCCGACAACGACATCCCCGGAGTTTCGGTGGAAGCGCAACTGGCCAGCAGCCTGAAACTGCAAATGGGCGACCTGCTGACGTTCGATATTGGCGGCCAGCAGCGCCAGGCCCGCGTGAGCAGCCTGCGCAACGTGCATTGGGACAGCTTCCAGCCGAACTTCTACATGATCTTCCAGCCTGGCACGCTGCAGGGGCTGCCGACCACTTACCTGACCAGCTTCTATCTGGCACCGGGGCATGACCTGGATGTAGTTGCGCTGTCACGGGCGTTTCCGGCGGTGACCATCCTGCAGGTGGATGCCTTGCTCGACCAGCTGCGCAGCATCCTCGCCCAGGTCACCCTGGCGGTGGAGTATGTGCTGCTGTTCGTGCTGGCCGCCGGACTGGCCGTGCTGTTCGCTGGCTTGCAGGCCACGCTGGACGAGCGTATTCGCCAAGGCGCACTGTTGCGCGCACTGGGCGCGGCGCGGCCGTTGCTGGTCAAGGCCCGGCGTATCGAGTTCGGCCTGCTGGGTGCGGCCAGCGGGCTATTGGCGGCCGTGGGCTGCGAACTGATTACCTGGGTGCTGTACCGCTATGCCTTCGACTTGCAGTGGAGCCCGCACCCGTGGCTGCTGGTGTTGCCGCTGACGGGGGCACTGCTGGTGGGTGGTGCTGGAGTACTGGGAACACGGCGGGCGTTGAATGCCAGCCCGCTGGCGGTGTTGCGCGAGGCTTGAGGCCTGGCTGTCAGCGCTTCTGCCGGGACAGCACATGCCTCAAGCTGACGCAAGACGGGCCAGTCAGCCCGTCGAAACGCCCTGGCCATAACTGATGCTGCTGACATACCAGGTTGCCTCACCGGTAGGTGTATGCACCACCACCTCATCACCTTCCTCCTTCTTCAGCAAGGCGCGAGCCATGGGCGAATCGATCGAGATGTAATCGTTGCGCCCGTAGATCTCGTCGTAGCCGACAATGCGAAACTTCATGGTCTCGCCCTCGTCGTTCTCGATCTCTACCCAGGCACCGAAAAACACTTTGCCTTCCTGCTCAGGCGAGTAGGCCACTACTTTCACATCTTCAAGACGCTTGCGCAGGTATCGCACCCGGCGGTCGATTTCGCGCAGCAGCTTCTTGTTGTACTGGTATTAGGGCCCCAGATCAAAACATACTATTAACAGGGCTAGTCCTCGTAGGATGGCCCGACGATACAAACGCTCCAGATCATCTTCGGTTCGCTTCGTCGTAGATCAAAGCAGAAGCTACCTAGCTTCGGTGCGGTTACGCCGGCTTAGCGACAGCCCTGGGTTGGAGGCGATCAGTACGGCCCGCTCTGTTTTTGGACCGTAAGTAGCCAATTTGTAAGCCCCTTATTGCTGGTCATAAATGAGTGTCTGTGGGCAACTTGATGCTTCCCCAGAGTGCCACCGCGATCATCATCGCCATCAGCAAAAGCATTACAGGAGCGCCCTGAGCGCTCAACACAATGGCCGCAGCAAATGGACCTGCGGCCTGTGCGAGAAGCATGGGCCGCGCCAGTGCTCCCATCCGTGCGCCATATCCCTGGGGGCCAAAAAGCACCAACGGCAATGTGCCTCGGGCGATGGTCAGAATCCCCATTCCCGCGCCGTAAAGTGCCGCTCCAGGAAATGCCAGCCAAGGCACACCAGGGATAAACAGGCAGATGCCGATGAGGCTTACCATCACACCGACGCGAGCCGACCAGCTCGGATGAAGATGCCGGGCAATCGAAAATTCCAGCACCCTGGCAACCACCTGGGCCGGTCCAATGACCATCCCGACTGCCAACACCGTGACCGTTGGCAGACCCAGTTGCTTGAGCGCCGTGAGCAGGTGAACAGACAGGCTGGCCATGACGAAGGCGACTACTGTCAGCAGCCCTGCAACAAGCCAGAAAAGGCGGCGGCTACGTTCATCGAGCGTCACCGACGCCAGGTCTTCCGAGGTTGACTCTTTTCCTGAGCCGAGCGGTTTCGGCACCGCCAGCCAATGAACAGGTAAGCCAACCACAACATGTATCGCAGCAAGTACCAAGCAGGTATCCCGCCAGCCTATCCATGACTCCAGTGCCGCCAACGCGGGCCATCCAACAGTACTGGCAAAGCCGCCAATCAAGGTCAGCCCCGTTATTGCACCCCGCGCACGCTCTCCCAGCAACGTCCCCAGAGTTGCAAATGCCGCGTCATACAAACCCGTGGCCATGGCTACGCCAAGGAGCGACCAAGCCAGGTAATAGAGCCACAGAGAGTTGGCCATCGACATCACCGTGAGCCCAGCACCCAGCATCAGCGAACTGAAAACAAGGACCGAGCGCCCGCCGCGGCGATCAATCAGTCGGCCAGCCAGCGGAGAGCAAAGGCCAGCAACCAGCATGCCCCAGGACAGTCCGCCCACGACAAACGATAGAGACCAGCCCGTATCGCGAGCAATTGGACCTGCCAGGACCGCCGGCAGGTAGAACGTCGACGCCCAAGCCAAGATCTGGGTGATGCCCAAGGTGAACACTAACCGAGCGCGACCCACGTTGGCTGGCAGGAGCTGTTCATGTCGAGTCACGGCAGTCCTTGTTATGGTTGTTAGTAACAACCAATGTAGTCGACGGAGCTCTGAAAGGTCAATCTGATGACCGGTCAGTTGACGAGCGCGCTCATCGCCCATATTGTTGCAGGTAACAACTAACTGGAAATGACATGCTGAACGAGCACAACGACGACCTTAGCCGTGATGCTGAAGACCTCTACGAAGCCCTGAACCAGCTGGTGCGCGTCTACCAGTTCAGGGATCGCGATCGCATCTGCTGCTATGACGTATCCGTCACCCAGTGCTACGCCATCGAGACCTTGGTGAAGCAGGGACCACTACGTCTGCAGGCCCTGGCCGAGGAAATGTTCCTGGACAAGAGCACGGCTAGCCGTGTCGTCGATACGCTGGAACGCAAGGGGTATGTCTCCCGCGTGGAAGATCCGGAAGACCGTCGTGCCGTGCGGGTCCAGGCTACCGAAGCCGGTGCCGACCTGTATGAGCGCATCCGCGATGACCTCATCAATGAAGAAAAGGCGATGATCAGTTGCATGGCACCGGAAGTACGCCAGGGAGCCCTGACGCTCCTGCGGCAGCTGACCCGCGCTGCTGAGGTACGTTGCGGCTTGGCAAACGAGAGTTGCTCAGCGAAGCCGCAAGAATAATGAGGGGGAGATCCCCCTTTTTTATCTAAATTGTTGTTACTACCAACTTAAAAAGGAAGCCAGATGCACATTCGCCC from Pseudomonas putida encodes the following:
- a CDS encoding arylesterase, with translation MENPMRVWWLSAGLALYCLAQSAAAGTLLVVGDSISAGFGLDSRQGWVSLLQARLRDEGFDDKVVNASISGDTSAGGQARLPALLAAHKPSLVVLELGGNDGLRGQSPAQLQQNLASMIERSRQAGAKVLLLGMRLPPNYGVRYTTAFAKVYEQLAADKQVPLVPFFLEGVGGVPELMQADGIHPAQGAQQRLLENAWPAIKPLL
- a CDS encoding ATP-binding cassette domain-containing protein, with product MSPSILVAQNLSKVVPSAEGDLTILHALSLDLAQGDSLAIVGASGSGKSTLLGLLAGLDRPSAGKVMLAGHDLGPLDEDQRARVRAEHVGFVFQSFQLLDSLNALENVMLPLELDGRRDAREQARTLLERVGLGKRLSHTPRQLSGGEQQRVAIARAFAAQPAVLFADEPTGNLDSHTGERISDLLFELNKERGTTLVLVTHDERLARRCRRQIRLDAGRLVAPMEAR
- a CDS encoding ABC transporter permease; the encoded protein is MSHMPLSRLGGLALRQLLRDVRASEVRVLFFALLVAVAASTAIGYFGARLNGAMQLRASEFLGADLVLQGSAPAREQQLDAGKALGLRHAHVVEFTSVVGGDNGIQLSSVKAADGAYPLRGQVRSAPAPYAEETPGGGPAPGEVWVEPRLLAALGLAIGDSIDVGMKTLRMSRVLTYEPDRANNFYSLTPRVMMNLADLEATGVIQPGSRVTYRDLWRGDAEALAQYRHTVEKDLAANQRLRDTRDGNQQIGGALGKAERYLNMASLVAVLLAGVAVALSASRYAARRLDASALLRCLGLSRHQALGLYCLQLAMLGLVAALAGALLGWLAQLGLFRLLHGLLPSVVPAGGIIPALAGIGTGLVALAGFALPPIAALGQVPPLRVLRRDLLPIPASSWLVYGAALLALGLIMWRLSLDLLLTFALLGGGLVAALLLGGLLLLGLRSLRQLLAGAPLTWRLGLGQLLRHPMAAAGQALAFGLILLAMALVALLRAELLDTWQAQLPKDAPNHFALNILPDDRELFAQRLHQVNAASAPLYPVTPGRLVQINEKPVQQVVSKDSAGERAVQRDLSLTWAAELPEGNVLSAGSWWQALPADNDIPGVSVEAQLASSLKLQMGDLLTFDIGGQQRQARVSSLRNVHWDSFQPNFYMIFQPGTLQGLPTTYLTSFYLAPGHDLDVVALSRAFPAVTILQVDALLDQLRSILAQVTLAVEYVLLFVLAAGLAVLFAGLQATLDERIRQGALLRALGAARPLLVKARRIEFGLLGAASGLLAAVGCELITWVLYRYAFDLQWSPHPWLLVLPLTGALLVGGAGVLGTRRALNASPLAVLREA
- a CDS encoding MFS transporter — its product is MTRHEQLLPANVGRARLVFTLGITQILAWASTFYLPAVLAGPIARDTGWSLSFVVGGLSWGMLVAGLCSPLAGRLIDRRGGRSVLVFSSLMLGAGLTVMSMANSLWLYYLAWSLLGVAMATGLYDAAFATLGTLLGERARGAITGLTLIGGFASTVGWPALAALESWIGWRDTCLVLAAIHVVVGLPVHWLAVPKPLGSGKESTSEDLASVTLDERSRRLFWLVAGLLTVVAFVMASLSVHLLTALKQLGLPTVTVLAVGMVIGPAQVVARVLEFSIARHLHPSWSARVGVMVSLIGICLFIPGVPWLAFPGAALYGAGMGILTIARGTLPLVLFGPQGYGARMGALARPMLLAQAAGPFAAAIVLSAQGAPVMLLLMAMMIAVALWGSIKLPTDTHL
- a CDS encoding MarR family transcriptional regulator → MLNEHNDDLSRDAEDLYEALNQLVRVYQFRDRDRICCYDVSVTQCYAIETLVKQGPLRLQALAEEMFLDKSTASRVVDTLERKGYVSRVEDPEDRRAVRVQATEAGADLYERIRDDLINEEKAMISCMAPEVRQGALTLLRQLTRAAEVRCGLANESCSAKPQE